Proteins encoded by one window of Sediminicoccus rosea:
- a CDS encoding complex I 24 kDa subunit family protein translates to MSEPTSFEFDAASEAQIAKILPRYPAGKQASAVMPLLYVAQKQMGRLTGSAWVPRVAMDVIAARLGMAPMRVYEVATFYFMYNTKPIGRYHLQVCGTTPCWLRGSDDVLRACKDAGALKGYGDTSADGNFTLTEVECLGGCVNAPILQVDDDYYEDMDYDSTVKLIEALKRGERPKPGSMIGRQTSAPVGGPQVLNGAED, encoded by the coding sequence ATGAGCGAGCCGACCTCCTTCGAATTCGACGCCGCGAGCGAAGCGCAGATCGCCAAGATCCTGCCGCGCTATCCGGCCGGCAAGCAGGCCAGCGCGGTGATGCCGCTGCTCTATGTCGCGCAGAAGCAGATGGGCCGGCTGACCGGCTCGGCCTGGGTGCCGCGCGTGGCCATGGACGTGATCGCGGCGCGCCTCGGCATGGCGCCGATGCGCGTCTACGAGGTCGCGACCTTCTACTTCATGTACAACACCAAGCCGATCGGCCGGTATCACCTGCAGGTCTGCGGCACCACGCCCTGCTGGCTGCGGGGTTCGGACGACGTGCTACGCGCCTGCAAGGATGCGGGCGCGCTGAAGGGCTATGGCGACACCAGCGCCGACGGCAACTTCACACTGACGGAAGTCGAATGCCTGGGCGGCTGCGTGAACGCGCCGATCCTCCAGGTGGATGACGACTACTACGAGGACATGGATTACGACAGCACGGTGAAGCTGATCGAGGCGCTGAAGCGCGGCGAGCGGCCGAAGCCCGGCTCGATGATCGGCCGCCAGACCAGTGCGCCCGTCGGCGGCCCTCAGGTGCTGAACGGGGCGGAGGACTGA
- a CDS encoding NADH-quinone oxidoreductase subunit D: protein MSDLSPIGEAPQNETERRIVEMDSHTINFGPQHPAAHGVLRLILEMKGEVVERADPHIGLLHRGTEKLIEYKTYLQALPYFDRLDYVSPMCMEHSFALATERLLGITQDVPERAQYIRVLFAEITRIANHLLNVTTYALDCGAITPALWGFEQREHLLEMYEMTSGSHYHANYFRPGGVAKDIPAALPEKIERWMAQFPAFLDELEGLLTSNRIFKQRTVDIGVMTAEQAMEWGFSGPCLRASGVAWDLRKSQPYDVYDRMEFDVPVGRNGDCYDRYLLRMQEMRQSLRIIRQCLDQMKPGPIKVLDNKIVPPTRGQMKRSMEALIHHFKLYTEGYHVPAGSTYTVTEAPKGEFGVYLVADGTNKPYRCKIRAPGYAHLQAMEVLSKGHMLADAVAIIGSLDIVFGEIDR, encoded by the coding sequence ATGAGCGACCTCAGCCCGATCGGCGAAGCCCCGCAGAACGAGACCGAGCGGCGCATCGTCGAGATGGACAGCCACACCATCAACTTCGGCCCGCAGCATCCGGCCGCACATGGCGTCCTGCGCCTCATCCTCGAGATGAAGGGCGAGGTGGTGGAGCGTGCCGATCCGCATATCGGCCTGCTACATCGCGGCACCGAGAAGCTGATCGAGTACAAGACCTACCTGCAGGCGCTGCCCTATTTCGACCGGCTCGACTACGTCAGCCCCATGTGCATGGAGCACAGCTTCGCGCTGGCGACGGAGCGGCTGCTCGGCATCACGCAGGACGTGCCGGAGCGCGCGCAATACATCCGTGTGCTCTTCGCCGAGATCACGCGCATCGCGAACCACCTGCTGAACGTGACGACCTACGCACTCGACTGCGGCGCCATCACGCCCGCGCTCTGGGGCTTCGAGCAGCGCGAGCACCTGCTCGAGATGTACGAGATGACCTCGGGCAGCCATTACCACGCCAACTACTTTCGGCCTGGCGGTGTGGCGAAGGACATCCCGGCCGCGCTGCCGGAGAAGATCGAGCGCTGGATGGCGCAGTTCCCGGCCTTCCTCGATGAGCTGGAAGGGCTGCTCACCAGCAATCGTATCTTCAAGCAGCGCACCGTGGATATCGGCGTGATGACGGCCGAGCAGGCGATGGAATGGGGCTTCTCCGGCCCCTGCCTGCGCGCCTCAGGTGTGGCGTGGGACCTGCGGAAGTCGCAGCCCTATGATGTCTATGACCGGATGGAATTCGACGTACCGGTCGGCCGCAACGGCGATTGCTATGACCGCTATCTGCTGCGCATGCAGGAGATGCGGCAGTCGCTGCGCATCATCCGGCAATGCCTGGACCAGATGAAGCCGGGCCCGATCAAGGTGCTGGACAACAAGATCGTCCCGCCGACGCGCGGGCAGATGAAGCGCTCGATGGAAGCGCTCATCCATCACTTCAAGCTCTACACCGAGGGTTACCACGTGCCCGCCGGCAGCACCTACACGGTGACCGAGGCGCCCAAGGGCGAGTTCGGCGTCTATCTGGTCGCTGACGGCACCAACAAGCCGTATCGCTGCAAGATCCGCGCCCCTGGCTACGCGCATCTCCAGGCCATGGAGGTGCTGAGCAAGGGCCACATGCTGGCCGATGCGGTGGCCATCATCGGCAGCCTCGACATCGTGTTCGGCGAGATCGACCGGTGA
- a CDS encoding NADH-quinone oxidoreductase subunit C: MIADRLPVAYTRERYGAELVLHVTRDALLPLMALLRDAPSLDFAQLMDVCGVDWPDRPERFEVVYNLLSLTRNERLRVVTTTDAEQPVPSIASIWPTATWFERETWDMYGVVFAGLADLRRLLTDYGFEGHPLRKDFPLTGFVEMRYDAEAGRVVQEPVKLVQDFRSFDFMSPWEAMTTLPGDEKVHLNRIARPEDEKGDKA, translated from the coding sequence CTGATCGCGGACCGGCTGCCGGTCGCCTATACGCGCGAGCGCTACGGGGCCGAGCTGGTTCTGCATGTGACGCGCGATGCGTTGCTGCCGCTGATGGCACTGCTGCGCGACGCGCCCTCGCTCGATTTCGCGCAGCTCATGGATGTCTGCGGCGTGGACTGGCCCGACCGGCCGGAGCGCTTCGAGGTCGTGTACAACCTCCTCTCGCTGACGCGGAATGAGCGCCTGCGCGTGGTGACGACGACGGATGCCGAGCAGCCGGTGCCGAGCATCGCCTCCATCTGGCCCACCGCCACCTGGTTCGAGCGCGAGACCTGGGACATGTATGGCGTGGTCTTTGCGGGTCTCGCCGATCTGCGTCGCCTGCTGACGGATTACGGCTTCGAGGGGCATCCGCTCCGCAAGGATTTCCCGCTCACCGGCTTCGTCGAGATGCGCTACGACGCCGAGGCCGGCCGCGTGGTGCAGGAACCGGTGAAGCTCGTGCAGGATTTCCGCAGCTTCGACTTCATGAGCCCCTGGGAGGCCATGACCACCCTGCCGGGCGATGAGAAGGTGCACCTGAACCGCATCGCCCGCCCCGAAGACGAGAAGGGGGACAAGGCATGA
- a CDS encoding NuoB/complex I 20 kDa subunit family protein has product MNEIAWNPAGAPQDAVIRAVTGEIEEKGFVVANLDKVVNWARTGSLWPMTFGLACCAVPMIHAYMARYDLDRFGIIPRGSPRQSDVMIVAGTLTNKMAPALRKVYDQMSEPRWVISMGSCANGGGYYHYSYSVVRGCDRIVPVDIYVPGCPPTAEALVYGILQLQKKIRRTGTILRG; this is encoded by the coding sequence ATGAACGAGATTGCCTGGAACCCGGCCGGCGCCCCGCAGGATGCGGTGATCCGCGCCGTCACCGGCGAGATCGAGGAAAAGGGCTTCGTCGTCGCCAACCTCGACAAGGTGGTGAACTGGGCCCGCACGGGTTCGCTCTGGCCGATGACCTTCGGCCTCGCGTGCTGCGCCGTGCCGATGATCCATGCCTACATGGCCCGCTACGATCTCGACCGCTTCGGCATCATCCCGCGCGGTTCGCCGCGGCAGAGCGACGTGATGATCGTGGCCGGCACGCTGACCAACAAGATGGCGCCCGCGTTGCGCAAGGTCTACGACCAGATGAGCGAGCCGCGCTGGGTGATCTCCATGGGCTCCTGCGCCAATGGCGGGGGCTATTACCACTACAGCTACTCGGTGGTGCGCGGCTGCGACCGCATCGTGCCCGTGGACATCTATGTCCCCGGCTGCCCACCCACGGCCGAGGCGCTGGTCTACGGGATCCTGCAATTGCAGAAGAAGATCCGCCGCACGGGGACCATCCTCCGTGGTTGA
- a CDS encoding NADH-quinone oxidoreductase subunit A: MTQPLLAEYFPILVFLGIAGGIALAMVGGSLLVARQKPNAEKLSAYECGFAPFDDTRRRFDVRFYLVAILFIIFDLEVAFLFPWAVTLGEIGWLGFFSMMGFLGVLTVGFIYEWRKGALDWE, from the coding sequence ATGACGCAGCCGTTGCTCGCCGAGTATTTCCCCATCCTCGTCTTCCTGGGGATCGCGGGAGGCATCGCCCTCGCCATGGTGGGCGGCAGCCTGCTGGTCGCGCGGCAGAAGCCCAATGCCGAGAAGCTCTCCGCCTATGAGTGCGGCTTCGCCCCCTTCGACGACACGCGCCGCCGCTTCGACGTGCGGTTCTACCTGGTCGCGATCCTCTTCATCATCTTCGACCTCGAAGTGGCCTTCCTCTTCCCCTGGGCGGTGACGCTGGGCGAGATCGGCTGGCTCGGCTTCTTCTCGATGATGGGCTTCCTCGGCGTGCTGACGGTCGGCTTCATCTACGAGTGGCGCAAAGGCGCCCTGGATTGGGAATAG
- a CDS encoding HU family DNA-binding protein, translated as MNKQDLVAVVAESGELSKAKAGDVLDSVFEAITKALKKKQEVRLVGFGTFSTSKRKAGKGRNPRTGEEIKIPASTTVRFKAGKNLKDAVN; from the coding sequence ATGAACAAGCAGGATCTGGTGGCCGTCGTTGCCGAGTCGGGCGAACTGTCCAAGGCGAAGGCCGGCGACGTTCTCGATTCCGTCTTCGAGGCGATCACGAAGGCGCTGAAGAAGAAGCAGGAAGTCCGCCTCGTCGGCTTCGGCACCTTCAGCACCAGCAAGCGGAAGGCCGGCAAGGGCCGCAACCCGCGGACGGGCGAGGAGATCAAGATCCCCGCCTCGACCACGGTGCGCTTCAAGGCCGGCAAGAACCTCAAGGATGCCGTGAACTGA